The Vespula vulgaris chromosome 10, iyVesVulg1.1, whole genome shotgun sequence nucleotide sequence GATGAAGTTCTCTAAAATTAAAGGGAGAGACACGAAGAAGGATGAGACATGAGgagatataatacaaatattgtGGCGacgtaaatgaaaatttaaaggaCCGACTCGTCGATCGAAATGGTGAACACTTTCTGGCGATCGTCGAAATTACAGAAAAATGTGTTTgatggaaaacaaaaaatatgtacgCAATACGCATACTGTACAAAGAACTTCAAATttaacgtaattaattaatattaacaaaatgttTAACTTGTAAGAAAATACGATTAATCTATGTAAaactattacaaaattatcacGAGACTTTCATGTTTCTTGATAAGGCTATACAAATCGTTTCTTCGCtcctattatttatatatactgtaataagaaaaaaagattatttttatcgtattaatgtgtcttggaaaaaaaaatgtcacatTATTTTTCCAAGTCATATAGAAGAGTAGTTGGAGAGTAAAGCAATGATATTGCGGTagtttaaaaaagtaaatcggAGCAAGCGACGAGGTCCGCGGAATCTGGTCTCGGAATTCACAATCCAGTTCACTAGACTCGCCTCGAGCCGGTTTTAAGCAGGTGTATCGCAGAATTCAACGATCTCGTACAATCGAAGTATTCTTGATGGAAAACGGGGAGTAATTCCAAGCGAATCTTTCACATTAATTTGTTTCTAATAATCGTTACAATCTAAGcgattaattttgatatattcatgTTTGGAATGCATATTTCAAAtcaagtttaaaaaaagagatcatgTTGCATCGATAAGACTTTCATTGGTCGATAAAGAACACGTAGCCAAGTAATCTTATCGATAGTGTAAAGAACCACTTTCGAATCTTGTCCTTCCGGAGGAAAAGTAACAAGTAAAATAAAGGACAGGGTCAAAGGCAATGAACTTGACTCATAGTATTACTAAACCAATGCTTCAGTCGTTTTTTAAGGTTAAGGTCAGCGAAAGTTGCGTATGTCGTTTCGAACTTGGTCGATAAAGAAGAGCACTCTCcaaaggaatgaaaaattgttcttAAATGTCTACaatttaatatgataattttttcaaactcgGGACTACGTTGTACTACTTTCGATACATCGAATATACTCTTGACCTTGTTTACGTCTTCGAAAGAGAACGATGGCAAGCTGTACCGATGAACGGGATGGACGAACGCTGACCGAATCGACTTTACTGTAAATTCCGATGAGTGTAATGTACCGTTACAGCTTTGCGGAACCCTTCACCTCGATTCGcgtttcttacatttttatttttcttaattgatAGTTTAGCTTTATGTGATTGCACTATTCTCAACACCTGTTAACACgattttaaattcattcataTTCTTACTAAAAAGTACATAcctatttctttccttatccatcttttattctatttattagaGAATGAATGGTTGacgaatatataattgtaataattaataattgatattgaaGAATCATCTGCGTTGTCGAACGATTTTTGAGATTAagtttcgttaataatttcttacttCTTCAACGCTATGTTCCTGTTTAaatacgtttaaaaaatacGTTGAGAGATCGTTGATAATCGACTAACTTCATTGCTATCTGTAAGAAAgtgaagaacaaaaaaactATCGATATATTTGCTACTCTTTCTATCGATAATTATTGAATGCATGCGTGtatgtacttttatttattattaggtTATCGTTCttcatatgtataatatataacatatatccATCAatatcgttttcctttttattgtctttaagagttatttgtaaaattaaattttatctaagGAACTTTCCTTCGGAAACTTGATTTTGTTCACTCATActatcgatattcgatagataacattcttttcaaattcaataatggaagtattattaaattaattaataaatacagcAATCGTTCAATGTACTCGagctattttatatttaatttttattctgatTAATTATCCTTGACGAGAAAATGGTTGACTCAACTGAATCCTGATTGGTCAATTCTGAAATTTACTTTAACAATGTACAATAGTATTGTCCAATGagaattttgtaaaatctacatcataatttttctatttaaaaattaattttgtttactatatttataaaataatttttttattaataataaatgttaaaacaaAACCGATCACATAAAACGACTATCGACttgtcgaagaaaagaaaactgcGGAATTTTAGGTTGGTAATATTGTTGATGTAGCATGACTTTGGTAATTTTCGCCATTTTAAAATCTTTGAATAAACaaatcgaaaattaatttcgaatatataagCTATATTGATCTAAAATgcttagaaaagaaaatgtttgcgatagaaaacaaaaaagaaataaaaaaaaatagaaatgcgAGATTATATGGTGAAATTTCTTTGCAATTTCACGATTTTCTTTGCATCGAAATACAAAGGATTTTGATGATATATTCCCCTTCTCAATGATTCATATTCGAAGAAATAGTAGCAGCAGCCATGTTGGCCGATTGATCCACTATTCGCGTCTCTACATAATTTGTTAGAACTTTATGTTCGTGTGCAAAATTTGTGAGATTTGTAAgcgtataatagaaattacatATTGCGAGGAAGATTTTCGTATTTCTACGGTGTTTAttcgtcgataaataaaaagaaaagaatcagtTTTGGCACTTAGCCGACTGAAAACTACGTTCTCTTCACGGAACTTTTTCAACATCCACACCTTGCCAAGATGATGTATACGGTAAGAtaactaaaatatatttagattgTATGACATagatctatttatctctgaCCTTGCAAACTAGTAATAAGATTATAAAtcttaacaaatatttcaactGTGAGTACAGGGGACAACTGCTTCGCAGGATACCAGATTCAGCGATAAGGAGAAGAAACTTCTCAAGCAAATGAAATTTGGCGACTCTCTGACTCAAAAGGTAATTACGATCGTAATATTGCCTGTATTTGTTGCctataatagatataacagtttatataatatttcttcatatttaGGTCGATATGAGTAAGGTAAAGCTAGATGTAATAAAACCATGGATAACAACGAAGATTACACAGATTCTAGGCATGGAAGATGATGTTGTGGTAGAATTTGTGTATAATCAATTGGAAGAAAAGGTAAGATATTTATCATATCACTTTGGATAGATCCAGCGATATAGCTAATTTAGGTTTAgtatcgttttatcgaatgaattataaaatgcGTTCACTTGGCTTTTTCCCCTCATCATAGGATATCGATAAATACACATTATTTCAGCACTATGTTTGGTATAAGTTACAGACATTCAGATCCAAAATCTGCACGAGTTGTTGACTTTGGATTCGTAAAGCAACAAGGCAGAAAAGATAGTATTTATCGTACTTGCCTGTTTGCTTTTTAATTTGGTTAAATGTCACTGTTCCTGAGTATCCTGATTTTTGTGAACCCAAGTATCTCCTCCAAGCATATTCATTttcaacaaaagaaaactgaTGTAGCTGATCTTGTCAAATTGAATGTGTGAACGTAATGTCTTATCGCATATGTTTGAATTCCCCGTTAGTATAAGTAGAGACCGTTGGTGGGGCTCAACCCTTTTGTCCAAATGGCATTCGGATGTGCTCCTCCCTACATCCGTATGGCCGCCTTTGTATCAGCCGTCGACCATAGCGTCAACCGTTGGCAGCTGCTATATCAACATCAGCTTAGAACAACTGCTGAATCTTCAGCATCTTGGCTGTAGCTGCATCGTCATTACAACGAGGGAAACGACTTCGCATCGATACTTTCACCGCATCATGCTGATCCTGCCGATCCTGTTTATCTCGTCCTACTTTGGAGCTCTTCGTGTTTCATCACTTGGCGTAGTAGCTGATGCAGCCACGAGTATTGTCTTCGTGATAGCTGCCACTTCGATAGAAGTGGTTGGATATCGAGTTGCTGTTACGAGAGCTGTACCCAGCTTTCATCTGGGTTTGAGCGTCGGCAACATTCCAGAGGCTTTCTCCATGGGAACATCGTCTTTTCATCTTCCGACCCCTGTCAACTGCAGACATCCATCAACATCGAGATCTACCGGGAGCTACGCGTAGCTGCAGTACACAGCCGACATTGTATGCTGGAAATCATCTTCATCGGGCATTATCCATGTTGCATAAGCATGGATTTTTATCGGAGCCGATTCTACTTGCTGCTTGCAGAAAAACATCGATCATCGTCTGGAATTACCAgggaatagaaaaatctttccAGTCCACGCTGGAGGTATCTCTACAATGGTTTGACAGTCTTTGTCAATGGAACAGGTTGGTGAAATGGTAATCCTTTTATTCTGCATTAATTTTTTGACTTTCCTATTTCAGCATTTTCAATATAGCATTCAGTGAAATGGCGAAGAACTTAAAGGTATCTGTATGCTTGAGATATTTCTGCATTTATCGATAAActagatatttttcttagcAAGTGCTGCCTCTTGCTGTAGGTAATTTTATATGCGGTCTATGATGCGATGGGTAAGATATATCACTAATATGGAGATAAATCTGCTTTTTCGAGGGGGAAAAGCAGTTAGTTATAAATTAGGGATAatgattttgtatttttttatacaatgcTCGCATAAAGGTATACATACgagtacaatttttttttacttacgtCTAGAATTTGAACAAGCTAAAATTGAGATTTcgtaaattgataaatttttatgctATGTATTTTACAGTTTCCTGACCCCCGAAAAATGCAGATCAACCTCACGGGTTTCTTGAACGGAAGGAATGCTCGATCTTTCATGGGTGAATTGTGGGACCTTTTGGTCTCTGCTCAAGAAAGTGTTACGGGCATTCCAGAGGCTTTCTTACAGCAAAAGAAAGATCAGATTAAAAAACGCTTGGTAATTACATCATTCTTTCTCTAAATTTCGAatgtaaagtaaatatattcacGTTCatttgtatctctttctttttctttcttttttttttttcattttgcaaGGCAtactatattaatttatccacTTGTCTTGTCATGAATTGCTGTCAGAAGTTGAAACAATTGAAAAGCTAAATAACATGTACTAAGAAGTTAGGTTGATTGGTTCAAaaacttataatattaaatatattgtataataataagtaaacgTTATAagattagaataatatatatatatcaaaatacatcaaaatattgtaatatattacttaggaagaacaagaaaaactTCAAGCATCTTTagcagaaaaggaaaaagagaaggaacgagaaaaagaaaaggatgagacagacaagataaaaaaagaagagaaggaacgtGCTTCATCGAAAGAGCACAGAAGAGATAGAAGTAGAGATCGTGATAGGGACAggtacattttctttcattcgtccGATAATAATTCGTATAACGCATACTTCGCgtttcatatattaataattacatcaaTATCGTTCAtatagaagtaaaagaagtagATCGAGAGATCGACACAGAGATCGTGATAGATCTAGCCGAAAAAGGAGATCTACTTCGAGATCGCCCAGCAAGAATTCTCTTAAAGATAACGGAAAAGATATGTCAGATATTAAAGTCGAACGTGAAGATTCTCCACAACCTGAAAATGCAATACCGTTAATGCCAGTTAAAACTAAACCGTAAGtatcttgatatattttttctctctttttttttttttctttcaatcaaatgtatgtgtattaacacatttatatcgtattagGGAAGCAGCCGTTGCAATATCCAGATTACAAGCAAAATTAATGAGCATCGCCgatggtaaaaagaaaaacaatcgtACACCATCGCCCGAGTCATTGGATAAAACAACGAAGAAATCTAGATCAAGATCTAAGTCACCAGCTACGCGTTCGAAGAAATCTAGATCTAAATCACCTAGTCGAGATTCGAAGTCACGTAGATCACGTTCGCCTGCATCGAAGTTAAGACGATCCCGCTCAAAATCAAGATCTAGAAGATCTCGATCCCGATCTCGATCAAAGTCAAGAAGATCCAAGTCACGTTCGCAAGAGCGTTTAAAGTCGAGAAGATCGAAATCAAAGAATTCTAGATCGCGCAGTAGATCACATTCTAGATCGAAGAAATCTAGATCAAAAAGCGACGACCGAAGTAAATCTCGAAAATCACGATCCGTGTCGAGCGATTCGAGATCTACGAAATCTCGTTCAAAATCATCCGACAAAAGAAAGGACAATCTTGATTCTAATCGAAAACGAGATAATAGTACTAGCAGTAGTTCTGGAACGGAAGGTGACAAGGGTGCGaaggataaaaatgattttgaaataagaaaaaagaaagatggcgtGCAAGCTAAACGATCTTacagaaaaacgaataaagatGACAGTGGTAGCGACAGCGATTCAAGTCGTGAGAGAAAATCAGCACCAAAGAGAAGAAGTCCGACGCCACGTAAGGAGAGAGGCCGTTccaaggagagagatagatccCGCGATAGATCGCGAGACCGATCGCGTGATAGATCGCGAGATAGATCACGGGATAGAACAAGAAGGTAAGGAAATAGATCTTTTAATTGGATGTTACGCGGAATGTTACACTTGATATACGTTTCAGAAATTAATCAGGTTTATTTCTGTGCGTTTCAGGAGATCATCTTTGGATAGAGAACGTGATCgacgaagagaacgagaacgagaaagagagagagaaagattggaCAGATACAGTGGTAGTCGTAACATGCGGCCACCGTCTGTGCGTAGAGCACCTAGTAGGCGAAGGTACGTTTGAATTGTaaatgttgaaagaaaaaaaagaaagaaagaaagaggaggaggaggagtcgTTTTAAGGAAAAACGTATAATCTCTTTCAGAAGTCCGCCACGCAGAAGCCCGGCTAGATATCGTCGAAGATCTCCAAGTCCTGGAGATAGGCGTAGAAGAAGATCTTTGGATCGTAGGAGGAGATCATCGGAGAGGCGCGATAGACGACGATCGCCCGATCGGCGTGATAGTAGACGTCGTTCGCCCGATGGGAGGGATAGATCACACAGGTATGATAGATCGTCCTCTCGCGACAGATCGAGTAGACGAGAACGGTCCAGAGATAGAAGGGATAAGGATCGTAGATCGAGATCTAGGGATCAGCGATCATCGGTGGATCGTGTGAGAGACGGGAAACGATCTCCCGATCGTTCGAAGGACGGCAAGGATAAAACGAGGGACAAGAAGGTCGatgaaaaagttaaaagatcGACCGACACGGGATCGCGAAAAGAATTGCGAAACGGAAGGTCTAAGTCGAGTAGCTCGGAAAGTAGCGAGAGTAGTACCTCTAGCAATGAGGATGAAACAGTTAGGTGAGTATGATGTCGTtctttcctatctctttcttttcagaaGCTATGGTTATCCAGTTATATgagtattttttcattcgcgtTTTATCAATActcttaatcttttcttttttgattaacGTGTACACACGTATGCTTGCAGAAAGTCTGccgaaagaaaatctcaagagAAGCACGAGCGAGAACAATTGGacgagaataagagaaaagaaaaggagaagattcTTAAGGAAGAACCTATGAAGCGGCCTGAGAAAGACGTGAAAAAGACCGAGTCAATCTCTATCAAAAAGGCTGAACCGAGTGTTTCGCCAAAGAAACAACAGATAACTGCACTTCCTGTCACCAGACATAGGGTAAttacaaatcttttttcttttcttccttatttgctctttattttcataaacgcTCTAATCTTCGTACGAACAAATGCTTTTAATTTTCAGTTCTCTAAGAGTTTGTCCCGTACGCCTTCACCGTTTAAGAAGACAGAAGACATTATCGCAGCTGCTAAGTTGAAACAACCTTCGAAGTAtgtacacagacacacacacacacacacatatctttATTGTATATACTTGCATAATGACACAATATTCTAATTGTAGAGAAGATTCTAAGACAGAATCACCAAAAATAAGCGAAGCAAGTCTAGCATCTGGGGACGCTTttctgttaaaaaaagatgacAGAACAACTAAATCTGGTAAACCTATAtcggaagagaagagaagtggTCAAAAGTCTATTGAAACGATAACACCTAAGAAACCACTTGATTCCATAAAACgagtaaaaagagataaacgaGATGGATCTACAGACTCCGATGATAGTGATACCGAAGGTaagaataaatcgaatttcattttacaaGAGAATCTtgtcattttattatcaattatataaatgaatttgtagggaaaaagaaggtaaagaagatagaaagatctAGGAAATCTAGAAAAGTTTCTTCGGACGAAGACAAATCTGATAAAAGTAAAGCAGGTTCCAGTTCAGAATCTGAAGACGATAGGAAACATTTGgacaaaagtaaaaagagagacttAAGTCGAGGAGGTAAGATCcagatcaatatttattttcgaatggATGATATATATCGTTAGGACAATATACTTATACGAATGTTTGATTAGATTCAATAGACGATCGAAGTAAGGATAGAAAGGACAATAGAAAACGTGAAATAGTTGAAAGTGAATCACGAAAACGTAAcacgaaaaaggaaatagaggaggaaataaaaaaggtgaAGAGATCTAGAAAAGATTCTTCCTCTGGAGAAGAAGAtacaaaatcaaaaagaacTAAAAATGAAGACGACAAGTCGAGATCAAGAAAGTCCAAGAAGGATTCGAGTTCAGACGACGAACCGAAAAAgtcgaggaaaagaagagatagtTCTTCCGAAGACGAAAAATCTAGAACGCGTAAAACAAGGAAAGATTCAACCAGTGACGAGGAAACTAAAACAAAATCGAAGAAATCTAAACGAGATTCAAGTACGGACGATGAAGATATCGCAGAAAAAGATGTGAAGAAGAAGCGGAAAGTTGATGACAGCTCTGACGAagagaaagttaaaaagaaacgtaggAAAAAGACCAAAACTAGTACGAGTGAATCAGAGGTAggtatttaaatgtaatatcgtagggtatactaataataattattattattgcataaTATTTTGATACGTACAATAATCTTTTGTAAATTCTGTTTATATAGGAAAGCGAAgtggaggaaaagaaaaagaagaaggataaaaagcaTAAGAAACATAAGAAACACAAGAAACATAGAAaacacaaaaagaagaaggtcgCGGATTCTGATGAATCTGACGTAAGTGAAGGTAATAcggaagaattagaaaaaaaacttcGAGAAAAGGcattaaaatcaatgaaaaaaggaCATAGTATCGAAAGAAGTGATTGAGATTATATGTGTCGTATCAAAGATCGTGTTACCTAACGTGTATTCATACCACAATGTACTTGATCAAATTGATGAATTGTCTTATGAATGACTTTTCCTGTTTATTACTGGAAAGGAAGCTAGGTTTCATTACACATTGAATTTATTCGTTATGAAACCAGTTTCTAATTCATGCACTGACATGTCATTTAACGAGTAATTCAATCGTATATAGTCCTTATCGTATACTTTAGAGAGtgcgtatttttattttgatttcattATTGATATTACCAAAAGATGatactataaataatttcataagtTGATATAAAAGATGAATACATCAGTACGTTATTACATTTAAACATAgctattttttttgtccttgAAGGACGCGATACCTCCTATACACCTCtaaattttaacaatattaagATATGTAGGCACGTGATGTGTCAAGCTAGAAAActatttacttttactttatcCGTATCACGAAGCAGTTTACACATGTCTTATACCTAATTTTAAGCGAATTGTTTCTTGTTATATAGCACCGCAGCGATGCAAGATTTATaacttattttcatttgtgtAGTTAGTTTCTCTCAAGAAATTTGCatttagaatataataatttatatattatataatgttatttctaCTGTACAACctgaaaaatgaagatattttGGTGTCGCCTTCTATTATCTCATTCGATAACCTTTACtttgtaataattacaaattttgtcTAGACTTTAAAAGTCGTCATATCGAATTTGTACGCGATGtaatttactttataattCACACATGCGCGCGCGTATTCCTCTtagtatttgaaatatatcattttggaAAAAGTGTTATTAATTcgacaatttatataattattaaattatttattatatcttacattaatatatacaacatctatatatttatacataacataatttacattttaagCAACATTGACTCCCAATCTGGAGAACATactaatgtattattaattgttccGAGATTAATGAGTTCACCATTCAGTTTAACTGTATCTAGTTTTGCAGCTAAAAGATCCTAAAATAGTAATGAATTTTTAGATATTCTTAATCAATCTCGAAGATTCCTTTTTATAgcgtaaatttataaatgagaTTACCTGTCGAAAACTCAAATTAGATCCAATATCTACGATTAGATTGTTTTCGCCTATGCATAAACGTGCTTTCCCAGATTTTAAGATCTGTAGTTTTCCAAGCATACCAGCTTTCAAACTGCTCAGAgtgcaataattttttttggtATTCTCTTTACTGTCCTTTTCTTGTGCCGTATCGTTTGCATGCTTTGGTTTTGGTGGATTAGCATCGTCGTTTGATTCTAAACCTGGCAAGCAATCTGGAAACtgcaattaaataattaactaactattaataatatttctttatactattcaatctaaattttataatttcaataccTGCATTAACATATAGGAATGTGGTTTGTTTTCAATAACTTGTGATATATTGCCTAATTGATTTGGCTTCTTAGATTCACTTTTTATAAGtgcttcctttttcatttctttctttggttTCATTACtgtaaattcatattttatagcaaatacattatgataataaaataacatatttcattttgctTACCAGTGCCATTTTCTAAAATGATAGGTTTTTGATCTATTTCTTCATCATCCGAAATACTATTTTCATGCTTGGattctgttttatataatttacctataattattaaaacaatgaTATATTATGATTCTACTCATTTCTATATTACTGTCATATTAAAAGAATCATACCTTCTAAAATCATAGGTAATATAACAGGAGCATTTTCTGTATCTGGTTCTGTACCATCATCGATAAAATCATCCTTTAATAATGCTTTTagttttcgttcttcttcatctttatcaATATCACGatctaaatttaattttggtttatctataaaaacttttctatcACTATCGCTGTATCTATCTCCTCCTTGTCCCTTGGATCTTCTACCACCTTGGGTGTCAGTTGCACCTTGGGAAAATACACCAGAAGTCTGTGGATATAAACACATAGAGATAAAATATACTACATAATAGAAATTTGCTTCgtcaagaaagaaagtattGTTACGAGATATACCTGAATTAGATTATTAGAAACTCTGCCTCGTCCACGATCAGATAATCCACGACCTCTTCCTCTGCCTCTTTGTTTAGATGGTTTTTcagtatcatttttatttactactGTTTCCCTAAAAACAAACTATAGTTTCATTGTTGCTTAactaatgatatttttaaatatgaaaaaca carries:
- the LOC127067366 gene encoding serine/arginine repetitive matrix protein 1 isoform X4; translated protein: MEQFPDPRKMQINLTGFLNGRNARSFMGELWDLLVSAQESVTGIPEAFLQQKKDQIKKRLEEQEKLQASLAEKEKEKEREKEKDETDKIKKEEKERASSKEHRRDRSRDRDRDRSKRSRSRDRHRDRDRSSRKRRSTSRSPSKNSLKDNGKDMSDIKVEREDSPQPENAIPLMPVKTKPEAAVAISRLQAKLMSIADGKKKNNRTPSPESLDKTTKKSRSRSKSPATRSKKSRSKSPSRDSKSRRSRSPASKLRRSRSKSRSRRSRSRSRSKSRRSKSRSQERLKSRRSKSKNSRSRSRSHSRSKKSRSKSDDRSKSRKSRSVSSDSRSTKSRSKSSDKRKDNLDSNRKRDNSTSSSSGTEGDKGAKDKNDFEIRKKKDGVQAKRSYRKTNKDDSGSDSDSSRERKSAPKRRSPTPRKERGRSKERDRSRDRSRDRSRDRSRDRSRDRTRRRSSLDRERDRRRERERERERERLDRYSGSRNMRPPSVRRAPSRRRSPPRRSPARYRRRSPSPGDRRRRRSLDRRRRSSERRDRRRSPDRRDSRRRSPDGRDRSHRYDRSSSRDRSSRRERSRDRRDKDRRSRSRDQRSSVDRVRDGKRSPDRSKDGKDKTRDKKVDEKVKRSTDTGSRKELRNGRSKSSSSESSESSTSSNEDETVRKSAERKSQEKHEREQLDENKRKEKEKILKEEPMKRPEKDVKKTESISIKKAEPSVSPKKQQITALPVTRHRFSKSLSRTPSPFKKTEDIIAAAKLKQPSKEDSKTESPKISEASLASGDAFLLKKDDRTTKSGKPISEEKRSGQKSIETITPKKPLDSIKRVKRDKRDGSTDSDDSDTEGKKKVKKIERSRKSRKVSSDEDKSDKSKAGSSSESEDDRKHLDKSKKRDLSRGDSIDDRSKDRKDNRKREIVESESRKRNTKKEIEEEIKKVKRSRKDSSSGEEDTKSKRTKNEDDKSRSRKSKKDSSSDDEPKKSRKRRDSSSEDEKSRTRKTRKDSTSDEETKTKSKKSKRDSSTDDEDIAEKDVKKKRKVDDSSDEEKVKKKRRKKTKTSTSESEESEVEEKKKKKDKKHKKHKKHKKHRKHKKKKVADSDESDVSEGNTEELEKKLREKALKSMKKGHSIERSD
- the LOC127067366 gene encoding serine/arginine repetitive matrix protein 1 isoform X3, yielding MLCILQFPDPRKMQINLTGFLNGRNARSFMGELWDLLVSAQESVTGIPEAFLQQKKDQIKKRLEEQEKLQASLAEKEKEKEREKEKDETDKIKKEEKERASSKEHRRDRSRDRDRDRSKRSRSRDRHRDRDRSSRKRRSTSRSPSKNSLKDNGKDMSDIKVEREDSPQPENAIPLMPVKTKPEAAVAISRLQAKLMSIADGKKKNNRTPSPESLDKTTKKSRSRSKSPATRSKKSRSKSPSRDSKSRRSRSPASKLRRSRSKSRSRRSRSRSRSKSRRSKSRSQERLKSRRSKSKNSRSRSRSHSRSKKSRSKSDDRSKSRKSRSVSSDSRSTKSRSKSSDKRKDNLDSNRKRDNSTSSSSGTEGDKGAKDKNDFEIRKKKDGVQAKRSYRKTNKDDSGSDSDSSRERKSAPKRRSPTPRKERGRSKERDRSRDRSRDRSRDRSRDRSRDRTRRRSSLDRERDRRRERERERERERLDRYSGSRNMRPPSVRRAPSRRRSPPRRSPARYRRRSPSPGDRRRRRSLDRRRRSSERRDRRRSPDRRDSRRRSPDGRDRSHRYDRSSSRDRSSRRERSRDRRDKDRRSRSRDQRSSVDRVRDGKRSPDRSKDGKDKTRDKKVDEKVKRSTDTGSRKELRNGRSKSSSSESSESSTSSNEDETVRKSAERKSQEKHEREQLDENKRKEKEKILKEEPMKRPEKDVKKTESISIKKAEPSVSPKKQQITALPVTRHRFSKSLSRTPSPFKKTEDIIAAAKLKQPSKEDSKTESPKISEASLASGDAFLLKKDDRTTKSGKPISEEKRSGQKSIETITPKKPLDSIKRVKRDKRDGSTDSDDSDTEGKKKVKKIERSRKSRKVSSDEDKSDKSKAGSSSESEDDRKHLDKSKKRDLSRGDSIDDRSKDRKDNRKREIVESESRKRNTKKEIEEEIKKVKRSRKDSSSGEEDTKSKRTKNEDDKSRSRKSKKDSSSDDEPKKSRKRRDSSSEDEKSRTRKTRKDSTSDEETKTKSKKSKRDSSTDDEDIAEKDVKKKRKVDDSSDEEKVKKKRRKKTKTSTSESEESEVEEKKKKKDKKHKKHKKHKKHRKHKKKKVADSDESDVSEGNTEELEKKLREKALKSMKKGHSIERSD